A stretch of Camelina sativa cultivar DH55 chromosome 18, Cs, whole genome shotgun sequence DNA encodes these proteins:
- the LOC104762869 gene encoding autophagy-related protein 101-like isoform X1 produces MNCEVCQLKELEVESFEIREVLRCILHTIVFHRALGLIRPKDIDLELFEITYVQCGEIEVEKKIDEKVDQFISWIEKHPNKKSQICLSFYEVKSKQPSWFTNKIERLYWEQWYINLNVLQPTKAPVGKSHHSKLVMDPGEASEERSSRRTLLEQSLQEVLFQIIKFVNEKKDHVPPINDGVIYCPFEITIPSSSDSAFGMDMFKRILHSGHPSMLG; encoded by the exons GAAGTGGAATCCTTCGAGATACGCGAAGTTTTGCGct GCATTCTACACACCATTGTCTTTCATCGTGCGCTTGGTCTTATCCGCCCTAAAGATATTGATTTGGAGCTTTTTGAGATTACATAC GTGCAGTGCGGTGAAATCGAAGTGGAGAAGAAAATTGATGAAAAGGTTGACCAATTCATTAGCTGGATTGAGAAACACCCGAACAAGAAAAGTCAG ATATGTCTATCATTTTATGAAGTCAAAAGCAAACAGCCGTCTTGGTTCACCAACAAAATCGAACGGTTGTACTGGGAACAATGGTACATCAATCTTAATGTGCTTCAGCCCACTAAGGCTCCTGTCGGCAAGTCCCACCATTCTAAACTAGTTATGGACCCTGGAG AGGCGTCTGAGGAGAGAAGTTCTCGTAGGACACTGCTTGAGCAATCCCTTCAAGAAGTCTtattccaaatcataaaattCGTGAATGAGAAGAAGGACCATGTTCCTCCCATTAACGATGGTGTAATCTACTGCCCTTTTGAGATCACTATCCCAAG CTCATCGGACTCAGCATTTGGGATGGATATGTTCAAGAGGATACTCCACAGTGGCCATCCATCCATGCTCGGCTAA
- the LOC104762869 gene encoding autophagy-related protein 101-like isoform X2, translating to MNCEVCQLKELEVESFEIREVLRCILHTIVFHRALGLIRPKDIDLELFEITYVQCGEIEVEKKIDEKVDQFISWIEKHPNKKSQICLSFYEVKSKQPSWFTNKIERLYWEQWYINLNVLQPTKAPVGKSHHSKLVMDPGEASEERSSRRTLLEQSLQEVLFQIIKFVNEKKDHVPPINDGVIYCPFEITIPS from the exons GAAGTGGAATCCTTCGAGATACGCGAAGTTTTGCGct GCATTCTACACACCATTGTCTTTCATCGTGCGCTTGGTCTTATCCGCCCTAAAGATATTGATTTGGAGCTTTTTGAGATTACATAC GTGCAGTGCGGTGAAATCGAAGTGGAGAAGAAAATTGATGAAAAGGTTGACCAATTCATTAGCTGGATTGAGAAACACCCGAACAAGAAAAGTCAG ATATGTCTATCATTTTATGAAGTCAAAAGCAAACAGCCGTCTTGGTTCACCAACAAAATCGAACGGTTGTACTGGGAACAATGGTACATCAATCTTAATGTGCTTCAGCCCACTAAGGCTCCTGTCGGCAAGTCCCACCATTCTAAACTAGTTATGGACCCTGGAG AGGCGTCTGAGGAGAGAAGTTCTCGTAGGACACTGCTTGAGCAATCCCTTCAAGAAGTCTtattccaaatcataaaattCGTGAATGAGAAGAAGGACCATGTTCCTCCCATTAACGATGGTGTAATCTACTGCCCTTTTGAGATCACTATCCCAAG TTAA